The following coding sequences lie in one Bacteroidota bacterium genomic window:
- a CDS encoding polyphosphate polymerase domain-containing protein: MNELNKILNEFEPITLKEMDSVKLMDRTDTKFVFKFDQLPEFLNQLKNDYKVLDVNGNKISRYESLYFDTKDFDLYHSHHRGKPSRFKIRFRKYVESELNFFEVKFKNNKGRTIKDRVKQKEIDGFIKEKAEALLTDKTPLKPANLEAKIWVNYSRITFVNKHSPERVTIDLNLTFKNNEQNKTIENIVIAEVKQDKAITSAFMKLMKKYHIREGAISKYCFGIINLFGKIKHNNFKPKLILIKKALHGTTARVN, encoded by the coding sequence TTGAACGAATTAAATAAAATACTGAATGAGTTTGAACCCATCACCCTAAAGGAGATGGACAGCGTGAAGTTGATGGACCGAACAGATACAAAATTTGTATTCAAATTTGATCAGCTTCCTGAATTTTTAAATCAGCTAAAGAATGATTACAAAGTATTGGATGTAAATGGGAATAAAATAAGCAGATATGAATCACTTTATTTCGACACCAAAGATTTTGACTTATATCATTCACACCACCGCGGCAAGCCTAGCAGATTTAAAATACGGTTCAGAAAATATGTTGAATCTGAATTGAATTTTTTTGAAGTGAAATTTAAAAACAATAAAGGAAGAACAATAAAAGACAGAGTTAAACAAAAAGAAATTGATGGATTTATTAAAGAAAAAGCGGAAGCCCTGCTCACCGACAAAACGCCTTTAAAACCAGCTAATTTGGAAGCTAAGATCTGGGTGAATTATTCCCGAATTACTTTTGTAAACAAACATTCGCCCGAACGAGTAACCATTGATTTGAATTTAACTTTTAAAAACAACGAACAAAACAAAACAATAGAAAACATCGTCATTGCAGAAGTAAAACAAGATAAAGCTATTACTTCAGCATTTATGAAACTCATGAAAAAATATCACATTCGTGAAGGTGCTATCAGCAAATATTGTTTTGGAATTATCAACTTATTTGGAAAAATAAAACACAACAATTTTAAACCAAAATTAATTTTAATAAAAAAAGCATTACATGGTACTACTGCAAGAGTTAACTGA